In Blastocatellia bacterium, the sequence ATTTGCTCTTTAAGTTCCCAATGAACAATATAGCGACTGTATCCATCTAAAACAGAACATAAGTAAAAAAACGTTGAACAAATTTTAATGTAAGCAATATCTACATGCCAGTGCTGGTGTGCAAAAGTTGGTTGTTCAAAACCAGTTCCTTTTTTACTTGCCTTTCTAGCCCAAACCCTTAATAAGTTACTAGCCTTCAGAACCCGATAAACTGAACTTGGGCTTACTGCTACTACATTTGCATCTATCATCATATAAGTTACTCTTCTGTATCCTTCTTTTTTATTTTCTAAATAAAATTTGATGATTGCTTTTTTCTCCCATTCTAATAACCATCCATCTTTTGGTTGTTTACTATTATTAGTATTTTCTTTTCCTACTCGTTTTTTCCAAATACTATACTTACTTTTTGTTATTCCTATCCACAAAAGTAACTTGTTTAGGGGTATCTCTGCTTTCTCTGACCAGTAAGAAATAAAATTGATGATTTCATCTCTTAGTTTCCTACTTACCCACTTTTTTATCAGAGTACCCCAGTTCCTTTTTTTGCTTTTATCAATTCTTCCATTAACTCTGATACTACTTCATTTTTTCGTACTAATTTCTCTTCTAATAATTTTATTTTTTCATCTTTTTCTTTTGCTTCTTTATTTTGTCCTACTCCATTTCCTCTTGTTCCAAATACCATTTCTCCTCTCTCAAAAAATTCTTGTTGCCATTTATAAAATAACTTGGGTTGTAATCGATTTTCTTCACATACTTTTGATATTGCTACTTTTTCTATCAAATGTTTCCTTAGTATTGCTACTTTCTCTGTTGGACTATATTTTCTTTTGGGTTTTCCTGACATGGTTGGTTCCTTTCTTGGTTGTTTTATTGTCCATGCCAGCCTTCTTAAAGTCCATTTTTACTTAAGCAATACAAGCTGGGAATTATTAGATGCAATCAGGGCATATAGAAACGCTCGCAGACGGTCACTGATGTGAAAGGCTGGACCAAAGAATATTCACAATTAAGAAATCGATGGTCAAGAATGTGTTTGCATTTTCATAATACTTGTTAATTTTTCCAAGATTCTGTTCTCTACTTATATAGTTGTAGTTTTTGAAAAGGAGTAAAAATTTTCCAGGTTACGTAAAAATCTGGAAAATTTTAGATTATGATAGGGCAGAATTTTTTTAGACAAGAAGTTAATCTATCATAGTATTGCAAAAGCAGCAGTTATAAATTTATAGAAGTAAATTTTACTCAATAAGCTAGGATGAGTGGCATAAATAACTTCATTTATTAAAAACAACTTTATATTCCATTATTAACTCATGTATTTGTTTGCGGTGTTTTGTTTGTGGTTGCTGTTTACCATTTTCCCATCTTCCCCATGTATTATTATTGATACCAATCAGCGATGACATTTCTTTTACTTAGTCCCAAGAGTTCCCGAAGTAATTGCATTTATCTTTTATTTCTATTTGTTCAGATAATAAGATTGTTCTAATAGTTTTTTAGCACTTGGATGGATTTTAGAGTTACTTTGTTCCCATCTTTGCCATGTTCTTAAATTTATGCCAAAAAAACTAGCCATCTCTTTTTGGGTATAACCTGTTTTTTTTCTTATTTCTCTCAAGTTTAAAGTGTTGATACTGATCATGTACAAACTATATTAAAAATATAAATAATTGTAAAACTAAGTCTATGCTAGAAAAATCAATAAAATAACGACATTTTGTCTTCAACACACAACTGGGGATATTAGTATAAAAATACTATTAAAAACACACTGTTTTGGAAGTTTATTTATAAACATATAGTGTTTTGCTGGGTTAACAGCATTCAACTAGTAATAATTAAAAGGAATTTGTTTTTTATCATTTAAAATCTACACAAAAATACAATTAATACAATTCCTGGAAAAATTTGCACTCATTTTTTTTTAAAACTACAACTATATAAGTGGGACAATAATTGTGGCTTTGAAAAGTATCAAAATGAATCGATGAGTGGTTGTTAGGCAGTGGATTGAACAGAGCACACGGGGCAGCATTCGAGGAAATATACCTACGAAAAAGCACAATATACGCAATTATGTGTTTTGGAGATGACCGGGGAAATACTTCTCTATCTGAGGAAATCGTTGACGTATGTTCACTCGGTACTTTGGGAACATCCTAAGGTTTCAAGAAACGTAAATATACGTAGCTTAGTTAAAGGTATAGCTAGAGAAACTAACTTTAATGGAATTAAGAAATAATGCCACCGGAGAACACGTAAGAGAGGAATCTAGAATTAACAGAGACATCTCGGGGACTTTGAATATATGGAGAATATAAAAGATTTGTTGGTGGAAATTATGAAAATGAGTTACCTTTTGAGTTGGGGTGAGATTTTTTACTCTAGACATGATCATTATGAATATAAAGATAAGGAGATAG encodes:
- a CDS encoding transposase; amino-acid sequence: MSGKPKRKYSPTEKVAILRKHLIEKVAISKVCEENRLQPKLFYKWQQEFFERGEMVFGTRGNGVGQNKEAKEKDEKIKLLEEKLVRKNEVVSELMEELIKAKKGTGVL